In the Mycolicibacter sp. MU0102 genome, one interval contains:
- the rpe gene encoding ribulose-phosphate 3-epimerase, producing the protein MSRAMIAPSILSADFARLADEVAAVKGADWLHVDVMDAHFVPNLTLGLPVVQSLLAATDIPMDCHLMIEDPGRWAPPYAEAGAYNVTFHAEATDNPVAVARDIRAAGAKAGLSIKPGTPLEPYLEILRDFDTLLVMSVEPGFGGQSFIPEVLSKVRAVRKLVDSGELSILVEIDGGINADTVEQAAEAGVDCFVAGSAVYSAADPGAAVESLRRQALAASPHLRA; encoded by the coding sequence ATGTCACGAGCCATGATCGCGCCGTCGATCCTGTCGGCCGATTTCGCCCGCCTCGCCGATGAGGTCGCCGCCGTGAAGGGTGCGGACTGGCTGCACGTCGATGTGATGGACGCCCATTTCGTTCCGAACCTGACCCTGGGTCTGCCGGTGGTGCAGAGTCTGCTGGCGGCCACCGACATCCCGATGGACTGCCATCTGATGATCGAGGACCCGGGACGATGGGCGCCGCCCTACGCCGAGGCCGGCGCATACAACGTCACGTTCCACGCCGAGGCCACCGACAACCCGGTCGCCGTGGCCCGCGACATCCGCGCCGCGGGCGCCAAGGCCGGACTCAGCATCAAGCCCGGCACGCCGCTGGAGCCCTACCTGGAGATCCTGCGGGACTTCGACACCCTGCTGGTGATGTCGGTGGAGCCCGGATTCGGCGGGCAGTCCTTCATTCCTGAGGTGCTGAGCAAGGTGCGCGCCGTGCGCAAGCTGGTCGATTCCGGGGAGCTCAGCATCCTGGTGGAGATCGACGGCGGCATCAACGCCGACACCGTCGAACAGGCCGCCGAAGCCGGCGTCGACTGCTTCGTTGCCGGCTCGGCCGTCTACAGCGCCGCTGACCCGGGCGCCGCCGTTGAATCACTACGCCGTCAGGCCCTGGCGGCATCACCGCACCTGCGCGCATGA
- the ribD gene encoding bifunctional diaminohydroxyphosphoribosylaminopyrimidine deaminase/5-amino-6-(5-phosphoribosylamino)uracil reductase RibD, with the protein MSAEGDGGHAVDHDAAMLLAIEQAQRVKGNTYPNPPVGAVILDRDGRVVGVGGTRPAGEAHAEVVALRRAGELSVGGTAVVTLEPCNHHGRTPPCVDALLAAGVAQVVYAVDDPNPDAGGGAARLADAGVQVTSGVQATAVNTGPLREWLHKQRTGRPHVTWKYATSIDGRSAAADGSSQWITSEAARADLHRRRAAADAIVVGTGTVLVDDPTLTARLPDGTLAERQPLRVVVGRREISADAHVLNDDSRTMVIRTHDPAEVLRALSDRTDVLLEGGPTLAGAFLRAGAIDRILAYVAPILLGGPVTAVDDVGVPNIARALRWRFDTMEQIGPDLLLSLVPH; encoded by the coding sequence ATGAGCGCCGAAGGCGACGGCGGGCACGCCGTCGACCATGACGCCGCGATGCTGCTGGCGATCGAACAGGCGCAGCGAGTCAAGGGCAACACCTACCCCAACCCACCGGTGGGCGCGGTCATTCTGGATCGCGACGGCAGGGTGGTCGGCGTCGGGGGAACCCGTCCGGCCGGCGAGGCGCACGCCGAAGTGGTGGCGTTGCGCCGGGCCGGTGAGCTGAGCGTCGGCGGTACCGCAGTCGTCACGCTCGAGCCGTGCAATCACCACGGCAGAACCCCTCCGTGCGTTGATGCGCTGCTGGCCGCCGGGGTCGCACAGGTGGTCTACGCCGTCGACGACCCCAACCCGGACGCGGGGGGCGGGGCGGCACGATTGGCCGACGCGGGCGTGCAGGTGACCTCCGGGGTGCAGGCCACGGCCGTGAACACCGGGCCGCTTCGGGAGTGGCTGCACAAGCAACGCACCGGCCGGCCGCACGTCACCTGGAAGTACGCCACCAGCATCGACGGTCGCAGCGCGGCCGCGGACGGTTCCAGCCAGTGGATCACCAGCGAGGCGGCACGGGCCGACCTGCACCGTCGCCGAGCGGCAGCCGACGCCATCGTGGTCGGCACCGGCACCGTGCTCGTCGACGACCCCACACTTACCGCCCGGCTGCCCGACGGCACCCTGGCCGAACGTCAACCGCTGCGGGTGGTGGTGGGCCGGCGTGAGATCTCCGCAGACGCGCACGTGCTCAACGACGACTCGCGCACCATGGTGATCCGCACCCACGACCCGGCGGAGGTACTGCGGGCCCTCTCAGACCGCACCGACGTGCTGCTCGAGGGCGGCCCCACGCTGGCCGGGGCATTCCTGCGAGCGGGAGCGATCGACCGCATCCTGGCCTACGTGGCACCGATCCTGCTGGGCGGACCGGTCACCGCCGTCGACGATGTCGGCGTGCCCAACATTGCCCGGGCGCTGCGCTGGCGATTCGACACCATGGAGCAGATCGGACCCGATCTGCTGCTGAGTTTGGTGCCGCACTAG